CAGGGCGATTTTATTATTGACATTATTTATGAAACTAGAAAATTTGTTCATTTTAGTTTGAGTATGTCACGACATCACCTATTTTAATATTATTCGATATCGTCCAGTTAAGATTAGTTTCAATAACTACATCAACTGCAGAAGGGGAATAAAAGTGCTTTAATTGCTCAATTGGCGTATCTAGTTCAGGAAACATATGGTCAAAGCCAACCACTTTATGATTGGCTACCCAAATTATATCTAATGGGATTATTGTGTCCTTCATCCAAAAATTCTGAATTTGCGCTGTTGGGAAGACAAAAATCATGCCGTTATCTTTTTCAAGCGAAATGCGATTGGAAAGACCTTTCGACCATTCGGCGAGTGTTGAAGCATATTCGACCCGTAGTGACTTATCGCTGATCGTGAGGGTTTTGAATTTTGTGGCGTTTGTTTGAAGGGGAACTGTTATTGGTTGTTTCGCCCGATAGGGTTTGAAACTAATCAGCATCACCGAACTGATAACAATTAGTAAAAGCAAGAAAAATATAATTAGTTTTTTATCCATTTGTTTAATATATCACAATGGCCTGCACAAATTATTAAATATCTTCATCTTTTTTGGGTTAAAATCATGGATTTTCTAAACCCAAAATGCTAGACTTCATTTGCTATGAATAAAATGAAAAATCTTTCCGCAACCGATGATCAGGCATTCAAACTCAAAGTTTTGGCCAAGGAAAAAGAAAGTGTCAGACGCAAGCTGGCGGTGAAGGCCGAGAAACTTCGTCTCAAAGCCAAAACGCGTGTCGCGACCGCCAAGGAAAAGGAAAGCGTCAGACGCAAGTTGGCGGTGAAGGCCGAGAAACTTCGTCTCAAAGCCAAACTGCTCGCCTTGACCGCCAAGGAAAAAGAAAGCGTCAGACGCGAGCTGGCGGTGACGGCCGAGAAACTTCGTCTCAAAGCCAAACTGCTCGCCTTGACCGCCAAGGAAAAAGAAAGTGTCAGACGCAAGCTGGCGGTGACGGCCGAAGATCTGGAACAGATTAGAGTGAAAAACGAAGCGATGCTGGTGAGTATCGGCGACGGTTTGGTGGTAACGGATAAAAACGAACGGATTCTGCTGGTGAATAAGGCGTTTGAGAATATTTTGGGCTGGAAGAAAAAAGAAGTAATGGGGAAGTTTTTGGACAAAGTTATTCCTATGGTCGACGAAAACGGTAAGGTTATCTCTTCGTCGGAACGCTTAATCACTAAAACGATCAAAAAACACGCTACCATTTCCATTTCTATCGCTACCGCGGAAGAAGAAAAAGAAAAGATTAATCCCGAAACAATGACTGCATCCGGTTTTTATTATTACGTGCGCAAAGACAAGACCAGGTTTCCGGTAGCCGTAACCGTCGCCCCGGTAAAGCTGGGGAATAAGTTTATCGGAGCAATTGAGGTTTTTCGCGACATCACGCAAGAAAAAGAAATTGACAAAGCAAAAAGCGAATTCATTTCTCTCGCCTCTCATCAGCTAAAAACGCCGCCAACAGCAATCAAGTTGGTCGTCGAAAGGTTGCTTGGCGGCAAAATGGGGACATTCACGGAAAAACAGAAAGAATATCTCAATTATATTCACTTTTCAAACCAGCGGATGATTGACCTAATTAACGCGCTTTTAAATGTCTCGCGAATCGAGCTTGGCGCGTTTACTATTCAAGCAAAGGAGAAAGATGCCTACGCCACTGTGCAGAGTATTTTGGACGAATTGAAGTACGCTGTTGATAAAAAACAATTGAAACTGAAAATAATTCCTCCCGAAAAACAGATTCTGCTCATGCTCGACGAATCTCTGTTCCGCATGGTAATGAATAACATTGTCACAAACGCCATCCACTATACGGCGGAGGGAGGCGAGATACGAGTCGAATGCAAGGTGATGAATAAGGGACAATTTCTGGGAGAGAAGCTTTTGGAAGAGGACTATTTTGTGGTCATCGTGGCCGATACCGGCTACGGAATTCCGCAAAAAGACCAGAACAAATTGTTCACTAAATTTTTCAGAGCGGATAATGCCAGAGAAAAAAGCAGCGACGGAACAGGCCTTGGGCTCTATATCGCAAAATCCATTCTTGAACAATCCAGCGGATTGATCTGGTTCACTTCGCGTGTAAATAAAGGGTCGGAGTTTTATGTGGCCATCCCAATTGCCGGAATGAGAGCAAAGGATGGCAAAAAAGGGCTTATTGGCTAAAAAAGTATATTGCGTTATAATAACGTCACCTACATTATGACCGAAGATAAAAAGATGAAAATTCTACTTGTTGAGGATGAGCCGGCAATTAGCAAAGTATATGCGGAGGAGCTAACTGATGAAGGATTTGTCACGCTTACGGCAACGAATGGCAGAGATGGCTTAGAGCTTGCGCTTGTTGAAAAGCCCGATCTTATTTTACTCGATATCCTCATGCCGATAATGGATGGTCTCACAATGATGGACCAACTGCGCAAAAAAAACGAATACGGAAGGAAAGTTCCGATCATTCTTTTAACCAATTTGTCCGCGGATGAGGAAAGAATTATTAAAGCAATCGTGGAAAATGAACCTGTGTATTATGTGGTAAAATCTGATTACAAACTAAGCGATGTGGTGAAGATGGTGCGAGAGGGGCTTACTCGGATATCATAATAAAGTCGGGGCGACAGGATTTGGCTTCATCGTCCTTTGCCCAGTACATTTATTGTGCTGGGCGAAACGATGCGCCTGTTAAATTGTCCGTCGGGGCGACAGGATTTGAACCTGCGGCCTCATCGTCCCGAACGATGCGCGCTACCACTGCGCTACGCCCCGACGAACAATTCAACACCTCAATTTTTACTAATTTTTTGATTTGCCCGCCACATCGGCGGGTCCGCCTGCTGGCGGAAACCTGCGGCCTCATCGTCCCGAACGATGCGCGCTACCACTGCGCTACGCCCCGAAATTTTTTATGTGGACCTGGCGGGACTCGAACCCGCGGTCTTTAGTATGCCATACTAACGCTTTTCCTCTAAGCTACAGGCCCCCAACTTCGCTCTGTCTTGCTAGCCAGAGCTTCGCTGGGCAGGCAATGGAGATATTTACCACTGCTTGTCCCGCGAAGCTCAATCAAGAGATTGAGCGGAGTGGGAAGCTACAGGCCCTAATTTTTCTAATAGTACTTTGGGAAGTGTTTCTAACTCTAGTTGTTTATCGGTTCCGGCGCAACCGATGATACATACGCCGTGATAATCCTTTTTTAATGTCGGTTTACCAATTGTGCGAGGATCAGGTTTAGACTGGCAAAAGTTTTTAATTGGAATACCCAGTGTCTTAGACCAATATTTATGCAATTTATGAAGATTCTGATCAGCCCTATAACTCATTGATGCGTGAAGAACATCACGACTGATACCGTAGCATTTTTCAAGTAGCAGTACATACAGTCCCATTAATTCTGGAGAGGAACTTCCCAACTGAAGACCTCGGTGTCCTGCCCATTTATAACCCTCTCCAAGATATAGAAATGAAAGTGCGATTTTATATATTTGAGGATCCGGGTCATGTAAAAAATCCTCACATGTTTGTTGAATTGCAGCCATTCTGTCTTCTTGTTTTTTCCTACTATAAGCCAACGAATTTACCCTGCCACGCGCCAGACTTTTTAACATATTTTCCTTGTAAGCTTTCATGTAAGCTGGAGGAAGTTTTACGTCTTTTAACCAATAAGAAAGTGTACCTTTTGGAATTTTTCGCCCAAGAGCTTCTTGAATATCACCAAAAGTTTTTCCTTGTGCTCTTAGTTTCTGCGCCATTTCTTTTTCTGTCATGTTGTAATTATACTCCGCGCCTATTCCATGTGCAATATCGTTTATGAGAAAAATCCATATTGCAGAAATTCAAATAATAAGTAAAAATAGGCGTACAGACGTAGGGGCCGTTAGCTCAGCCAGTAGGATTGTCGGCAATGAGTTGCCGAATCGGGGCAATCCTTCGGTGGGATGAGCCGGCTCCGCCGGAACATTATTTCACCGTAGAGCGCTACATTCGCATTGTAGAGGTCGGCGGTTCGCCGGAGCACCATGTGGGGAGCGGCGGGTTCCCCGAGAACATTCTGTGAATGTTCGAGAGGGTGCCAGCTCGCGTCCAGTACCCTACGTGGTACTGGACGAATCCAAATTGCTATTTTCAAAAGCATGTTTGTATCATGATCAAATATTAGGGCTCGTAGCTCAGCTGGCAGAGCGCGGCATTCGCATTGCCGAGGTCAAGGGTTCGCTCGCTATCGCAGCGAGCGCCCGCTGAAATAGCGGGCGAATCCTAGCATTTCATTATATAATTGATTAATTACCAGGGCCGTTAGCTCAGCTGGCAGAGCGCTACATTCGCATTGTAGAGGTCGGCGGTTCGAATCCGCCACGGTCCACCAAAATCATGCGTGAAATACTAGACAGGCCCGGTGACGGTATTCTTTGCGCGGTAGCCATCATGATTAAAGGTGACAAAATTCTTGTTGGTCATCGGCATTACACAAAAGACAAATGGAAAGTTATTTCTGTTTGGACTATTCCTGGTGGTAGATCTGATAAGGGTGAAATTATTGAACAAACATTGCGACGCGAGGTTGCGGAAGAAGTCGGTATTTCTGAATTTGAAATTGTTGATTTTATTGGAGAAGTACCTGGAGCTAAAGAAGGCGACGTGGTTTTAATTTTCCATTGTGAAACTGGTCAGGAAGCGAAACTCATGGAACCGGAAAAATTTTCGGAGTGGAGATGGGTTTCGATTGATGATTATATTTCGGAAGAAAAGTACAGTGGCTTTAATCCGGTTGCCAAGCAAATGATAGTGAATTATTTGCTCGGTTTACGAAGGGGAAAATAACTTGATATGTCCTGGTATCTCTATATCGCGCAAGCGCAAAAGACGGGGAATTATTATGTTGGAATTTCCACGGATGTGAAAAAGCGGATTATTGCGCACAATAA
The window above is part of the bacterium genome. Proteins encoded here:
- a CDS encoding DUF192 domain-containing protein: MDKKLIIFFLLLLIVISSVMLISFKPYRAKQPITVPLQTNATKFKTLTISDKSLRVEYASTLAEWSKGLSNRISLEKDNGMIFVFPTAQIQNFWMKDTIIPLDIIWVANHKVVGFDHMFPELDTPIEQLKHFYSPSAVDVVIETNLNWTISNNIKIGDVVTYSN
- a CDS encoding PAS domain-containing sensor histidine kinase, with protein sequence MNKMKNLSATDDQAFKLKVLAKEKESVRRKLAVKAEKLRLKAKTRVATAKEKESVRRKLAVKAEKLRLKAKLLALTAKEKESVRRELAVTAEKLRLKAKLLALTAKEKESVRRKLAVTAEDLEQIRVKNEAMLVSIGDGLVVTDKNERILLVNKAFENILGWKKKEVMGKFLDKVIPMVDENGKVISSSERLITKTIKKHATISISIATAEEEKEKINPETMTASGFYYYVRKDKTRFPVAVTVAPVKLGNKFIGAIEVFRDITQEKEIDKAKSEFISLASHQLKTPPTAIKLVVERLLGGKMGTFTEKQKEYLNYIHFSNQRMIDLINALLNVSRIELGAFTIQAKEKDAYATVQSILDELKYAVDKKQLKLKIIPPEKQILLMLDESLFRMVMNNIVTNAIHYTAEGGEIRVECKVMNKGQFLGEKLLEEDYFVVIVADTGYGIPQKDQNKLFTKFFRADNAREKSSDGTGLGLYIAKSILEQSSGLIWFTSRVNKGSEFYVAIPIAGMRAKDGKKGLIG
- a CDS encoding response regulator → MTEDKKMKILLVEDEPAISKVYAEELTDEGFVTLTATNGRDGLELALVEKPDLILLDILMPIMDGLTMMDQLRKKNEYGRKVPIILLTNLSADEERIIKAIVENEPVYYVVKSDYKLSDVVKMVREGLTRIS
- a CDS encoding NUDIX hydrolase — protein: MREILDRPGDGILCAVAIMIKGDKILVGHRHYTKDKWKVISVWTIPGGRSDKGEIIEQTLRREVAEEVGISEFEIVDFIGEVPGAKEGDVVLIFHCETGQEAKLMEPEKFSEWRWVSIDDYISEEKYSGFNPVAKQMIVNYLLGLRRGK